A single window of Salvia splendens isolate huo1 chromosome 6, SspV2, whole genome shotgun sequence DNA harbors:
- the LOC121808588 gene encoding interferon-related developmental regulator 1-like produces MDTSFLDSLSDSDFDLDLHLIMGKKSSQKKFATMLDSDDTDSMSSSTSSMRLDNMTENGLSEVQVGKDDLLDQCLDALYEKRGSTREKALASIIESFNSSLQNEFVETKFATLLQQCLNSIKKGSAKEVALASHAIGLLAVTVGPGEKAQEILEESLSPISDALRIRPETSKILSLLQCLAVITFVGGEDPEQTEKSMHIMWQVARPKLGANVAAFKPSPAVIAMMVSSWSFLLTTVNGWALNPKSWQESILYFSTLLDKDDRALRIAAGEALALIFEIGNLDKFCGENKDSSEPTIDEGKDSRKLMYLHGLRTKILGQVRGLSAEAGGKGSAKKDLNSQRNTFRDILDFLEDGYTPETSMKIGGDPLNTSSWTQLIQLNFLKHFLGGGFVKHMQENQFLHDVFGFTPKKKLLSGTEQRMSGSEKRMYKSPNSALSKARTQLLNKQRTLAQGRNAGHFAVDE; encoded by the exons ATGGATACTTCCTTTCTCGATTCA CTTTCGGATTCGGATTTTGATCTCGATTTACATCTCATCATGGGTAAAA AAAGTTCTCAGAAGAAATTTGCTACAATGCTGGATAGTGATGATACCGATAGTATGAGCTCATCGACCTCGTCGATGCGCTTGGACAATATGACAGAGAATGGTCTCAGTGAAGTTCAGGTTGGTAAGGATGATTTGCTTGATCAGTGTTTGGATGCTTTGTACGAGAAGAG GGGGTCAACTAGAGAAAAGGCATTGGCATCTATTATTGAGTCATTCAATAGCAGCTTGCAGAATGAATTTGTCGAAACAAA ATTTGCTACATTGCTGCAGCAGTGCCTCAATTCCATTAAGAAGGGTTCTGCGAAGGAGGTTGCCCTGGCATCTCATGCAATAG GACTTTTAGCAGTGACTGTGGGTCCTGGGGAGAAGGCTCAAGAGATCTTGGAAGAATCACTCTCCCCTATATCGGATGCCCTTAGAATTCGTCCTGAGACATCTAAGATTCTGTCG TTGCTCCAATGTTTGGCTGTTATTACTTTTGTTGGCGGTGAAGATCCAGAACAGACGGAAAAATCAATGCACATAATGTGGCAAGTGGCTCGTCCGAAATTGGGTGCCAAT GTGGCTGCCTTTAAACCTTCGCCAGCAGTGATAGCGATGATGGTCTCTTCCTGGTCATTTTTACTCACTACTGTGAATGGCTGGGCGCTGAACCCTAAGAGTTGGCAAGA GTCAATCTTGTACTTCTCTACACTGTTGGACAAGGATGACAGAGCACTGCGTATTGCAGCTGGTGAAGCACTTGCCTTAATCTTTGAGATAGGGAACCTAGACAAATTCTGCGGCGAAAATAAGGACTCTTCTGAGCCCACTATTGATGAAGGGAAGGATTCCCGAAAATTGATGTACTTACATGGATTGAGAACTAAAATACTTGGTCAAGTGCGGGGCCTCTCTGCTGAGGCTGGTGGTAAAGGTTCTGCCAAGAAAGATCTCAATAGTCAGAGGAACACTTTCCGTGATATCCTAGACTTCCTTGAG GACGGTTATACACCCGAGACCTCAATGAAGATAGGTGGAGATCCTCTGAATACAAGCTCATGGACTCAATTGATACAG TTGAACTTCCTGAAACATTTCCTTGGAGGAGGATTTGTGAAGCACATGCAG GAGAACCAATTTCTCCATGATGTGTTTGGTTTCACGCCCAAGAAGAAGCTCCTATCAGGGACCGAACAGCGTATGTCAGGGAGCGAAAAG AGAATGTACAAGTCCCCTAACTCAGCTCTCAGCAAGGCACGGACGCAGTTACTGAACAAACAACGGACATTGGCCCAG GGGAGGAACGCAGGCCACTTTGCAGTCGATGAGTAA
- the LOC121807971 gene encoding activating signal cointegrator 1 complex subunit 2-like produces the protein MANRSVNQNRNDYTSSAKSHKKFVPKRDSQNPNTHQTLSNTLRATTNTPTADTVATSASRVRTGEDGVNRASTSGNFVIYLPQDEAVAAGLEEGGLDPVESQRVVDLLNRELSRLLKLRPRDFWREVATDESLDAFLESLLKFRSRWYDFPHRGARGIVSGVIVGEFELCRRVFMVLYRLSSNRDPGAKAADSLSAKDHEALLQKKKLLELPKLLDICAIYGHENEELSQKLVTNVIKAQPYIQDDFPALISHFISIVQTMYQRCNSTLEGLLSSGGHQDQGSSRLHLDYLEVMDFINDSVVSLDSFVNAHKPAAVFFSSPVELSYGNEELLTTLVRLHDSFLPSLLRGFNILSGVAEDRNREISSDLLSSAFTSLKILSTRIAKFGWRLLYSCYLSDEAFENSYSLPVSMKMFPANVEDPVVRADILIQTIRDLSIDHTDGPGGQTWGTLIQEIEKNHKMMSRIELLRETGWLSMDDEQNQFLATIMRTSMRAHIKQKSSTSLPASSYKAQTDEGVAIVESKISQIKELFPDYGRGFLVACLEAYNQDTEMVIQRILEGTLHEELQSLDISLETMPPSKSTLLVSSHDKGKGKLVESAISPPEVVGPTATKYQPGAPSVSSSSSFGRFTRKNMNDLSDSETLNAKNEEALAKTAALASQLEYEDEYDDSFDDLGLSVGGSGLDESETLGEKHTQGRRAPEADTGSSTSGADSLKWGSRKTPQFYVKDGKNYSYKVEGSVAVANQNEAKLVNLAQKELIHGLGRGGNLPLGAVKSLSDSKDEQNKKYDGDEGGRRGGRGTYRGRERGLFISNTINRSSPESNEQQQQEGQENDRAGGRGGFGRGRGRRGFMSNTMNNRSPPESNEQQEGQENDEAGVRRGGGRRGGGGGRGRSNFRKDRAMSKHLGGLPAHYN, from the exons ATGGCAAATCGATCCGTTAACCAGAACAGGAATGATTACACAAGTTCCGCAAAATCGCACAAGAAGTTTGTTCCGAAGAGGGATTCCCAGAACCCTAACACTCACCAAACCCTCTCTAACACCCTCCGCGCCACCACAAACACCCCTACTGCCGATACCGTGGCAACCTCGGCTAGCAGAGTGCGGACGGGGGAGGATGGGGTTAATAGAGCCTCCACTAGCGGCAATTTTGTAATTTACTTGCCCCAGGATGAAGCTGTGGCGGCTGGCCTCGAGGAGGGTGGATTAGATCCCGTCGAGTCTCAGCGCGTCGTTGATCTGCTCAATAGGGAGTTGTCTCGGTTGCTGAAGTTGCGGCCTAGAGATTTCTGGAGAGAAG TGGCCACTGATGAATCACTGGATGCCTTCCTTGAAAGTCTTCTGAAATTCAGAAGTAGGTGGTATGATTTCCCTCACCGTGGAGCCCGAGGAATAGTTTCTGGAGTAATTGTTGGTGAGTTTGAGCTGTGTCGGCGTGTCTTCATGGTCTTGTACCGTTT ATCATCCAACCGGGATCCTGGGGCTAAGGCTGCTGACTCATTGAGTGCAAAAGATCATGAGG CCCTTCTGCAGAAAAAGAAGTTGCTTGAATTACCGAAATTGTTGGATATATGTGCCATATACGGTCACGAAAATGAAGAATTGTCCCAAAAACTG GTGACAAATGTAATAAAGGCCCAACCATACATCCAGGATGATTTTCCTGCTCTGATATCGCACTTCATTAGCATTGTCCAGACCATGTATCAACGTTGCAACTCAACTTTAGAG GGTTTGCTTAGTTCTGGTGGCCACCAAGACCAAGGATCCAGTCGTCTTCATCTCGACTATCTGGAG GTTATGGACTTCATAAATGATTCAGTTGTATCATTGGACTCATTTGTTAATGCACATAAACCTGCAGCTGTTTTCTTCTCTTCCCCAGTTGAACTGAG TTATGGGAATGAAGAATTGCTCACCACCCTTGTAAGGCTACATGACTCATTTCTTCCATCATTGCTACGAGGCTTCAATATTCTTTCTGGAGTAGCTGAAGATAGAAACAGGGAAATATCAAGTGATTTGCTTTCAAGTGCTTTTACTAGTCTGAAGATATTGTCAACGAGGATTGCAAAATTTGGATGGAGATTACTTTATTCCTGCTATCTTAGTGATGAGGCATTTGAAAATAGTTATTCTCTTCCAGTTTCAATGAAGATGTTTCCAGCAAATGTGGAGGACCCTGTTGTTAGGGCTGATATTCTGATACAAACGATAAGAGATCTCTCTATTGATCACACAGATGGTCCTGGAGGACAGACTTGGGGAACACTTATCCAGGAAATTGAGAAGAATCACAAAATGATGAGTAGGATTGAATTATTGCGGGAAACAG GTTGGTTATCAATGGATGATGAACAAAATCAATTTCTTGCTACGATTATGCGGACTTCAATGCGAGCTCATATCAAGCAGAAATCTTCTACTTCATTACCAGCTAGCAGTTACAAGGCCCAGACAGATGAAGGTGTGGCAATTGTAGAGTCAAAAATTAGTCAAATCAAGGAACTGTTTCCAGATTACGGTAGAGGCTTCCTAGTAGCATGTCTCGAAGCCTACAACCAAGATACAGAAATGGTGATTCAGAGAATCCTCGAGGGAACTCTTCATGAAGAACTGCAATCTCTCGACATTTCATTAGAAACAATGCCTCCCTCAAAGTCCACGTTACTGGTTAGTAGTCATGACAAGGGTAAGGGGAAACTAGTGGAGTCGGCAATATCTCCTCCGGAAGTTGTGGGACCCACTGCCACAAAATACCAACCTGGAGCACCTTCAGTTTCGTCGTCTTCTTCATTCGGGAGGTTTACGCGGAAGAATATGAATGACTTGTCTGATTCTGAGACCCTAAATGCCAAAAACGAAGAGGCACTAGCGAAAACTGCAGCTCTTGCATCTCAACTCGAGTATGAAGATGAGTATGATGACTCCTTTGATGATCTGGGTTTGAGTGTTGGTGGTTCGGGATTGGACGAATCTGAGACCCTGGGGGAGAAACACACACAGGGGAGAAGAGCTCCAGAAGCTGACACAGGCAGCTCGACTTCTGGTGCCGACAGTTTAAAGTGGGGCTCGCGGAAAACCCCACAGTTTTATGTCAAAGACGGTAAGAACTACAGCTATAAAGTGGAAGGTTCTGTTGCTGTGGCCAATCAAAACGAGGCAAAATTGGTTAACCTAGCACAAAAGGAACTTATCCATGGCCTTGGACGAGGTGGAAACCTCCCCTTGGGTGCAGTTAAAAGTTTATCAGATTCGAAAGACGAGCAGAACAAAAAATATGATGGTGATGAAGGTGGAAGACGAGGAGGACGAGGCACTTACAGGGGTAGAGAAAGAGGACTTTTTATATCCAATACAATTAATAGGTCTTCTCCTGAATCAAATGAGCAGCAGCAGCAAGAAGGGCAAGAAAACGACAGAGCCGGGGGAAGGGGAGGCTTCGGTAGAGGACGAGGAAGACGAGGTTTTATGTCCAATACAATGAATAATAGGTCACCCCCAGAATCAAATGAGCAGCAAGAAGGACAAGAAAACGACGAAGCCGGAGTAAGGAGAGGCGGAGGAAGGAGAGGGGGTGGCGGCGGCAGGGGAAGGAGCAACTTCAGGAAAGACAGAGCAATGAGTAAGCATCTAGGTGGATTACCTGCTCATTACAACTAA